From the genome of Nicotiana tabacum cultivar K326 chromosome 17, ASM71507v2, whole genome shotgun sequence:
aattaatattgtttaataTTTACAGCGCATCGGGCGAGTACGACTACTAGTGATAATTTGTGGTTAAAAGTGGACACATATCCTTACGCCATGCCAAAAGAAGTGCTAAAATTGTTCCAAAAGAATAATCAACAGTTTTCTTTAAAAACTTTTTTTCTGTATTGGGATAATTCAGTTGTCTATcgaaaaaaatagaatttaaagTGGCTAgtcattttgtttttctttttctaacttcGTAAAACGTAAATGTTATATGGGGGATAGTGCTTTAGTTGTTGGGCCATAAGGTTTTATAGTTTATTGATTAATCTTAAATTGTTAATCAAATAAGCCACTTGGACGACTTTTGGAAAAGCTTTTGATGATTTTGTTAGTAAAAAAGTGTGAAAAACGTGTTTTTTGGTGAGTGTTCTTTGAAAAATTGCATCATTCTTAAGACCAGTTAAGAGTTTGCTACTTCTATTATTCAAAGAACAAATTAGATTAATATCAAAAGACTGTCCACTACTGTTTTGATTTAAGATTTAAAACCCTTTTTTTcgcgagaaattcaaaaatagtcagatttacatacggtaattgaaaaatagatacagtttcaaaagtaatcgaaatttagccacttttcatgtaaagataaatctgaacgaaaacactattcaaaatccggaaaatattccagcataatatactggagttctagtataatataccggtctagcataatatgcttggaatttcatacacatgtgctccaatctccagcatattatgctggaactttccgcgtattggagttccatcataatatgctgaaagttcatacacaggtgcaccaatctccagtatattatgctggaccggtccgtattgcagcaaaataatagctatttttcaatgactttgcaaacgctgactatttttgaattaccggtccgaaaactggctaacccgtgctatttttacctttttttttcccTGCAATGTGAAAATATGTGGTTTACTTTGAATAGTATGCGGAGAAGTAATTGAAACATGTTACACTACTTTAGTAAGAGTTGAAGTGTtctggtaccacaatttgccacGTCTAAGAATAAAAATCACGAATTGCTTTTATAGTTCAGGGGGTTTTCAGTTTATTACTATCCTTGTCCTATTTTTTATGAcaatattaatttaaataataaaatcagTTTTTAATATAATTGTTTGAACTTTATGACAATGCATTTAACAATAAATAATACTCCAGTAAATCATATTACTCTTTATGTATTTTCTTTATGAAAATTTGATTTCAcaaaaataagaaacaaatatTCAAATGTATACCAAAAACTGAATATGTTGATTCTCATAATTCAAAATCATCGTTCTTATTGGGACGACAAGAATATATGAATATGTCTCAAAAGGAAAATAGTTAATTTATGGATTCAATAACgatagaaaagaatgaaaaaagaagaagaaaggataCTCTTTGTCCTGGGAATAAGGCATTCACAGCCCTTCAAAGTGTGGTTGTGTTTCAACATTATTACCCACCATTAACAATGTCTCTTTTCTCTTATGGTCCCTCTTCAAATTTATGCTTAGATATTTTATTCCAAAGAAATCTTATATGCCTATATCTTCATTCATGAGTGGACGTTGCCTTTTCAACTATTCCTTTTGACTTCATTTATGTAACCAAACTTAGCATTTGTATTAGTAGTAATAATCTGCGTGAAAGCAACTCACCATTTGTCTATCCATTTGCGTAACCCCAATACACAAGTCACTCTGTGATGTGGAACGCTAGCAAGCAAATAATGGTAAAATTATTTGGTATTTCCTTTTGGCGAGTCATCAGAGCCTTGAAATAATGgtaaaattattgttatttgacCGAGAAGTCATAGGTATAAGTCACCGCAAGAAGTTAAAATTGTGCATAATACAACCAATAAAGTCTAGCCCTTTCTTGAACCCTGTGATAGCGGGGGTTTAGTACATTGAATTGTCTGTTATTTCCTTTTAGCAAGTGACGCTGAAGGTGCATTCCGCCACCACACTCTGGGTGCAAGCTCACTCAAGTGGTTAGTCAGTTTCATGACTTTGCTTAGCTTGCAGTAATATAAAAGAATAAACTTTCGCTATCTAGATGTCTTGAAAAAGAAATTCTCAATTTTTTTCCAAAGTTAGATTCGTAATTTATGTCCTTATAGGTTGAAAGGTTTAGAGGTATGAAGCGTCCTTCTGCCTAAAGAAATAGACGGCATTGTCGTCGAACAATCAATAATATCGAGCTAATATGTTGTCATCACAGTATATTAATGCATCACGAAAACAACTAAAGCGTGAAAGCCACACTAGTGCCATTTATCCACGAGTAGTCTCGATGTATCCTTTGGCAAGTGACACCAACTGTTGTTTAACATCCTGATCAATTGCACTCTAATACATGATCAAAGGCGGATTTAAAACAGACTCAATAAAATGAATTCATTACTTTTGCCTCGAACTGAATATACACATATGCAAGAATTTCTTTTTAACACGAATGCATAAGCACTAGGCATAGATCTTGGATTCACGTTGCATGATCTAACTCTTTCTCTTGCTGCAATGTATAAGTAGGCAGCGACAtccataaaagaaagaaaaagcaaaaaaattcaAATCAATGATTCGCGGTAAGTTGAAATAAGAACACTAGTCTCACTTATCGCCCCTTTACTGGTGCAACGACAAATTACAAGCACATAAGAGTCCTTTCGTTTTCGGATTCCTTTTTTGCATTTGGCATGCACATAGATTCCAGGACCACTATCTAACATAAGGCCAAATACCTTCTCAGTGTCCAGAAAAGACATTcttgagtaattaagttaaacttATCTGTTACTTACACTCCTTGAAGACAGAAAAAGCACTATTATTAAACAGTCTTCTGTAAGTGGATATGGAATTATCTACAATTTAAAGATGAAATAGCACAAGCCACACACTCAAAGAATCTCTTTTGCAGCACATTATACAACAAAAGGGATATATGTATTATTTGGACTAGGCTATATCTGTAGGGTTGGACTGAGCAAGACTCTGGACCCTTTTCCTTATCTCATCTGGATTTGCACCAATTAGCTTGTCAACTGGCACTCCATCTTTCAGCAGCAGAAATGTTGGCATGGCTTTCACCTCATATTTGCTAGCCACCTCCTACCAACcgcaaacaaaaacaaaataatgtGAATCACCAACCTATCATCCCAGTAAAACAAGATCCGAGCATGTTAATCTGCGTATATTAGGTGGAACCTGAAATTCAGAGTTCTTGCTTAAAAGGTTCTCTATCATAGCTAAATACAATCTAGCTGCCATATTTACCAGTATAAGCAGTAAGGTTGTGATATACAGCCTTTTTAACACCAGAAACTAGCAAGACTGAAAAGGAATAAGACATACAACAAATAACAAAATCTTGCGTTTGAATGTGGACAATAGCTTCTTCAGACAACATGGAGAAATTCATCTGTCTATGAAGGTTCGTGCCAATGGATTTTCAACAGATCAAATAGACAACAGAGTACTGTTTCAGAAATAGAGAAGAGAAACTAGGTAGCTAAATAAAATCTTAACGGGTTCGCTAGTAGCTTATCAATGATTACTTCAATGTCAAATGATATATACATTTGGTTTCCTAGAATACAGTTTCATACTAGTTAGAaacttgaattattattattttcattatgAAAATTAATGCAAATACCTAGCTATTATCAATCAGATTCTCCATCCACAATTAATAGAGAAAAGATCAGGAATCGCTGAAGAAGAATCCGGTTAGATAATCATCAAACTCACTCTACAAACGAGAATCTTGTAGCATTAATCTAACATATCTACGGTAATGCTAGACAGTATCTGAAGTGATtgcattatattttatgattataaaatgtGAAGCCTTTCCCTAGACAAAATATTTGCATATTCCATGTCTGATTGCAATGCACATAAGAAGATTTGCGACCAGGAGAGGAAGAAtctctcaacttggccacttGCAAATAATTGAAATGACTATTCTACTCTTAAATATCTTAAATATCAACGAGCTTATATCTTAAacaacaaaaaatgaggaatggtaaAACTGAAAGACGAAAACCAAGTGGTTATTCTCTGATTTAATATGGGAAATTCCAACATTTTGTGTTAGATATTACTTCTTTGGAAATCATTTCATGGTTTTAGTTTCTTCAGATTTCAAGCATTTTTAGAGAGAAAGGGGAAGGGAGGATTTCAAGTAGTACAATAGTGAGAGATGTAAGTCTTCCTGAATGCTCAATATTTCAGGAAATGATTAACAGCAAAACAAATTTTTACCATTGGGTGAAGACTTGACAACAAACTACCATTATGGTTGACTCGGTTGACATTTGACAATCATGTGAAGTTGTGAACAATATCAAATGACTTTGTAGAAGCTAATTAACCCCAAGTGTCAAGTTTAGTTGGCCCCAAGTGTCAAGTTTAATTGGCCCCAAGTGTCAAGTTGGGACAACTAGGGAATAAATACCTTTAATAGACCACATCCTAATTATACTCAAAAAGAGAAACTCGGAATATTACACCAGAAAATAGGAAGGATATAAAAACATTTCAGCAAAAcaatagagatttctatttctcTGACCCACTCATGTAAGCCAAACAATAGTAAGTTGTAGCATGCAAGCTAAGAAGACAATCCAAAAGCTCAAACTTAAGCCTGTTTCACTTGGGAGTTGGAGGAATTTTAGTGAAACAAATCCCATCTGAAGCATCTTATTCTCCAAACAATTCCTTTTCATGCAAATCTCCTTTTCAAGTGGATGATGCTATCAAAGTAGAAAAAGACCCAGCCTTTGTACAACAGGAGTTGCCTCCTCGTCAAATTGAAAGGCTCATCATAGTAGACAGGCAAAAGTAATAAAAGGGATGAACCACATAATCCACTTTATGAAACTAATTGTGATATTCACTTTGTCTACGAACATATTCTTGTTGCACAATGTGATATTGTCATATTGAATGCCTATGAGGTTATTCTGACATCATTGTATGACTGATTCGTCATAACTCATAACCAAGATTCTATAAGACATTGGAACAGATGAAGACAAGTAAGGCCACACAACTAAGCAACTCTCTGAAACTAAAgagatttaaaattgtttttgGAATAGGAGTAATGACTTGTCATGAATTACATGTTTGAGTGAAGGAGAAATAAAAGAGATGATCTCAATTAAGGACATTCCAAGAGTCATCAGTTTGAAGACCAATTTGTTTTTCTTGGTGTAATGGATTTATAAAAGACCCTCTTGACGCCAAATGAAATCACTATCCATGGCATCAAACTATGCTGTAAAAGCAAGACCAATTAAACCAAAGGTTGCAGTTCGTGACAACTAAATGTTTGATCAGAGGATATATCTAGTCTGATATATCACATCCTTTTCCAAATCCCTGTCTCGAAGTTGCTTCCTGATGAAGATGTGAACTTTTAGACGGATAGCAGTATCAACAAACTTGTAGACAAGGATGAATTGGTACAGCCCGATAATTGGGTTCTCGCTATCTTTTATACTTTGCTTATGAGATCTCAACATGCTGTATTTAATTAGAGAGATATACTACTGGAAAGCCAAAAAGGACTAGTATAAGACATCACCCGGCTATGTCACATGCATTAAAGTCCTGCATAATTAACTCCAACATCTGCCATACACTCAGCTCGACTCGGGTCCTAAGTAAACAAGTCAGGATTGTGGGCTTTACACTGCCAATATCGATCCGGTCTTGCCAATTCTGTATTTCTGTTGACCCCTTTAACTCAAATCAGGAAGACACACAATATAATAGATATTGTATTAACAATCTTATATCACCGAAGGGGATGCCACAGCCACGGGCAACTAACCTCCCATGACCAGACCAGACCAGACCAGACCTTAGCACTTAGCAGTAGGTTCAGCAAAGGAAATTTCTACATCTATTAAGCTTTAAAGTTGTGTCTTTTACAGCAAAGGGCTAAAGAAATTACCTTGACCTCATCCACATCAATTGTGAGAAAAGAAATAGTATTTTGGTACATAGAAGCCAACTCCTCCATAAAGGGGTTCATTGCCACAGAGGGAATACACCAAGCAGCAGTAAAGTGTGCCACAATCTACAAAAAccccaaaaagggaaaaatgaatTGACACATACTACAAATAGAAAACTCCACAAAAGAGTTTCCAACTTGAAGAAACGAATAAGCTTCAATCACGAATACAAGGGGGAATATTCTTGGAAAAGCTTAAACTCacagataaagaaaataaatcaagATTTAAATAGCCATGCAGGTTTTACTTACAGGGGATCCTTGAACAGTGGCTTGATTAACATGGAAATCCCATGATTCCTTAGAGTCTACCTTCATAACTCTTGACTTGGTCCCCTGCTCTTGGTCTTCCATTCTTACTGTGAACTCACTATTGACAAAATCCAAATTTGTGTTTATCCTAAATAGTCACTAAAGAGATGAGAAAGGTCTATTTTCAATAGAATTAAGAATTGGACCCCACCTTTTTATGTATTTTTGGCTAAGCATGGAAATTTTGGactttctccgagtttcttcctTTATCTGGTTAAATTAATAATGTCAATTGGGTGAGTCACATAGTGTATTGGGTTAAATATGTTACGTTACGTGGTCACCAAAAAGGGGACACATAAAATTGAAGCTGATAGAAAATCGGGCACATCTACCTCGTGTGTCACTGAGAAAGGCAAATCTATAAAGGCATTAAGCATGATGTGCCCAGTagcatttaataaaaaaaaatattccacAGTATTAAAGAGTAACGGCTCATTTCAGGAATTTAGGCATTTATGTTTACCGTTAGTTTCCATTACCGCACTTCAATAATTACCATTAGTGGTAGGCCCAACCATTACACACACTCAGCTATAAATAATAGGCTCAGCGGTCATTGTAAGGGACGATTTTCTATATATCAAAGAATTCTTCCAATACAGCATCAACTATTTTTCTAGCTTGTGGTTCTTATCATCATTTGGCCCGGAAACCCTGTCCCCGGGCTCTCCATATCTATCATTTTATCTACATTTGAGCTAAGTATCTTGCATCCAAATTGACTGATTCATTATCTTATGggatcaaattgattcatttttcTAGAAatcacgtacaaattcaactataccatttttcgggtaaacagtttagcgcccaccgCAGGGCCTAGACAGTCGCGTGGTTAAGTTGATCCTTACCTCTTTCACTCACAAGCTTTGATCGTTCTTGTCTTAGCAAAATCACAAAGAATGACAATCAATACCATTAACAACACTCACAATCCTGAGGTTCAAGGGGAACACCCCCATTTTGAGGACTCAATTAACGACACTCGCAATGAGGGGGAAGATGTCACGCCGGTGTATGACGGGCAGTATCCCAGACGAGTACGGGAAATGACTACAGATGATGCTGACCAGGGGCACGTAGCAGACGTGGTGATGACCCTGCAAGAGCAACAGGAAATCATCCTAGGCCACCTCACGCGGCAGGATCAGGTTATGACGGAGTTAAAACAGGcgcttcaaataatgcaaacaggTGAGATCCAGTTCCTCCCATTGTTCCTACGAACCAAAACAACATAAAGAGTCAACAACAACACTCCCAGGGTCGAAGTTGGCCCCGACGGGGCTGGGAGGAGCAGATCTGGGCTCAACAGCGACAACGATCCATTCAAGGAAGAACTTTTACAGTTCATGAAGGAAGTCAAAGCCCGCATGGATCAGATCCCGGGCGCACTGCCAATATTAAAGGGTCCGAACTCGAAGAAGTATATCCAACTACCATACAAACCTAGTGCAGCCCTAGAACTAATCCTTAAGCAGTTTAGAATGCATGAAGTGCCGAAATACGATGGAACTTTAGATCCACAGGAACACATCACCACATACACAACGGCGGTGAAAGGAAACGATCTGGCTCCTCATGAAATTGAATCtatattattgaagaaatttggtgagactctcacgaggggagccttggcgtGGTACTCATTACTGCCTGAGCACTCCATAGATTCCTTCGAGATGCTCGCAGATTCATTCATCAAGGCCCATGTCGGTGCCAGAAAGGTACAAGTctgaaaggccgacatattcaagATCGCGTAGGGAGAGTCTAAATTGTTACGAAGGTTCGTTAGCCGGttccagaaggaaaggatgttgtTATCGGCTGTtccggatgaatgggcagctgaagcgtTCACTAAGGGTTTAATCCCAAGGAGTTCGGATGCTTCCCGAAAGCTGAAGGAAAGTATGCTCTAGTTTCAAGCTACaacttgggcggatgtccacaaccagtacaagtcaaagataaggatcgatGACGATCAGGTTGACTTCCCGTCATCAGTAAAAGTATGAGAGAAGAACAAAGATAAAGTGAAAGATGATGCCGACTCAGATAGACGAGTTTCAAGGGGCTGTTTTCTACCCTACGAGCGGACAGAAGGTCGCGGCAGGAGCTTCCGGTCGGTTGACAAGTTTATCAATAATAGAAAAACCGATCACGGACGGAATAACAGACCACTGTAGGATAGGGAGATCCCAGGGTCACGAGGCCCTTCCTATCCAAagttatcaaaatataatttCAACATTAGTGCAGTTGAATTAGTGTCGGCCATGAGAGATATCAAAGAGGCGCGGTTCCCGAGACCGACGAGGTCTGCCCCGAACCAGAGGGAATTCCCCCGAAGATAGAGGAGTCGGAACAACATCAGGTACTAAGGTATTTCCAAGTACCGGAAGAAACTGACGCAACGAAGTCCACGACAGAAGAACTAGAGCAAATTGCACTGTTTGAAAAATTCCCAGGAAGGAAGCTCCATTTAGGAGCAGGACTGCACTTAGAGCTCAGCTCAGattttattgaattaattaaaattatgctgattgttttgcatggtcgcacgaggatatgacaggaatcccaaCGGAGATAGTCGTGCACAAGTTAAGCTTGAACCCGAGCGTACCTCTGGTAAGGAAAGAGAAGCGCCCAATCGCAGAAGCAAGGAATAAATTTCTCAGAGAAGAGGTAACCCGTCTACTTAAGATTGGTTCAATTCGAGAGGTAAGATATTCGGACTGGCTAGCTAATGtggtagtagttcctaagaagaacaataaattctgcatgtgcgtagattataaagatcttaataaggcatgcccgaaggactcgttcccattgccaaatatcgatcaaatgatcgaCGCTACAGCCGAACACTAGTTaatgagttttctcgatgccCGTTCCGGGTAAAATCAGATCAAGATGAAccagaagaccaggaaaagactttgtttataacaaattttggtacatattgttacaacgtaatgcccttcAGACTAAaaaacgccggagccacttacCAACGACTCATAAATAAGATGTTctaaaaacaaatagaaaaaactatggaagtatatatagacaatatgctcgttaagtctctGGATGCAGGTAACCACCCGCGGCATCTGCAAGAACTATTTGACATACTGAGGGaacataatatgaagcttaaccccgagaagtgtgcattcgggaTCATATCAGGTAAATTATTAGGATTTATGGTATCACAGAGAGGAATTGAGGTAattcccgacaaaatcaaggccataaagGACATCCCAGATCAACTATCCAACGTAAAGGAAGTACAGAGACTCACAGGCAGATTAGcggctttgagcaggttcatttcccgatcATCAGAAAAGTGTCATCGCTTCTTCGCACTgctcaaaagaaaaaataatttcgaatggacACCGGAGTGTCAACAAGCCTTGAAGGAATTAAATGAATACTTGTCAAGCCCTCCGTTGCTCTCGAAGCCAAAAGAAGGAGAAACATTATTGGTCTACCTGGCGGtctcagaagttgcggtaagcgcAGTCTTAGTCCGGGAGGATAAAGGTACACAATCCTCCACttattacgttagcaaaattttaacggggggcagaaactcgctacccacatttggaaaaactggccttagctctcgtggtcgccgctcggaagctgaggccctacttccaatgccacccgatagccgTGGTAACTACATTTCCTTTGAGGAATATACTCCATAAACCGGAGCTCTctggtagattggccaaatgggccgttcAAATAAGCGAATTCGACATAGAGTATAAGCCAAGAACAATGATTAAATCACAAGTcctggctgacttcgtggccgatttcagctCGAGACTATTACCCCTGGCTGCCAAAGAGGCAATAATGTTATCGGAACCGACATCAGGAGTCTGGACCTTGTTCATAGACGGAGCTTCAAACGTGAAAGGGTGCGGGCTCGGGATAGTCTTGATCACAccttcgggggaaaccttaaggcaagctATCAGAACGATTCCTTTAACTAACAATAAAGCAGAGtacgaagctttgattgcagggctcgaattggcctGGGGGCTCGACTCTGAAGCTGTCAAAATCAAATGTGATTCGCAGTTGGTGGTGAATCAGGTCTACGGAATTTTTGACACCAAAGATGAGCGAATGCAGCAATACGTGGTGAAGGTTTAGGCTTTATTATCACGATTCCGAGAATGGTCAATAACCCACATCCCGAGGGAAGAAAACGTGAAAGCAGATGCATTAGCAAATCTGGGCTCATCAACAAAAATCTCACGACCAAAATCAGGCacggtagtacaactgatgaactcagcCTTGGGCACAGATGGttactgttacaccccatattttttttgtacgtgaaagtacgccataaataaattgatgaaagctcggaaatgagatgttacatcccgcattttcgtatgttaaaatttcatcgtaagttaaACGACGTAGGTTCGGGAATGagaattattttgagattataagcattatgccatttcaaacaagtgatacgTTTAATTCGCGAATGTGAGAGGGTAAGctaatcaaagaaaatgagttccatcaaagtttggcaattttgggataaaatacggtccgagctaaaatattcgatatttatgaactagtaccatacaaggtaccacatggccatgatagtaaggtgtataaggtgtgtttaaAGTGAGtattattataagtaatttgagataattcttaattatgtagataatcGGGTAATTATTAAATAATGAAAGATTATCAAGTTAATCAAGAGATTAGTGGTTAATTAATCATGATTTTGGATAAAGTTGAACCCTATTAACGTGGCAGCCCAAGGACTTTATATGAATATGACTCTTGAATTCACATGAAATGTGGTAAAACATGGAAAATGCTTTGGCCAACTAAGCCACAAGTGGAGCCCACCCCCACTTAGTAAAAGACTTATCAAAAATCAAGAAGATTATGCTTGAATCAAAAAACCAACACTTCCAACGATTATTTTGGCTTCAACGGACGTTAATCTTGAAACAAAACAATTCAAACAACATTTCATTCTCAACCACTACAACGTGATTTCTTCaaccaacgagatttcttagcacagtagtaacgtaaaattttgcggttctaaaggagtatggtgcaacctttttccaagaacatcatacgaatttttccctactccaagtatgttaaggctatcccttctttcttttggcatgatctatacgacacgaataaaacgagcaaatgcacaactttcataaaggactctattcatagaagtattagagatgtctatattcttgaattcccatatgtcttattattttatcgtctgttcatgggtttcagaaaatacgtaagctgataaagtttatttcatgatattaataagaggtataatggtcttatgacgttccgaaagattttattgacgtacttctcatgcattgcattcatttatacatgtacattaatCCATgaccagacggcgttatatacatatatatatatgtatatatatatatatatatatatatatatatatatatatatatatgtatatgggatatgggaaaaggttacagcattatatacgcaccaccacctgatcagctggtatacgttgatgatttgcccacagtggccgaaataatatgatgggatgtcctcagaggcttgatgat
Proteins encoded in this window:
- the LOC107816468 gene encoding thioredoxin-like protein CXXS1 codes for the protein MEDQEQGTKSRVMKVDSKESWDFHVNQATVQGSPIVAHFTAAWCIPSVAMNPFMEELASMYQNTISFLTIDVDEVKEVASKYEVKAMPTFLLLKDGVPVDKLIGANPDEIRKRVQSLAQSNPTDIA